One segment of Nothobranchius furzeri strain GRZ-AD chromosome 13, NfurGRZ-RIMD1, whole genome shotgun sequence DNA contains the following:
- the rbp2a gene encoding retinol-binding protein 2a gives MKGWALSALLSSENIRAAASSHTLEKMPADYNGRWEMVSNENFEEVMKALDIDFATRKIASHLHQTKVIVQNGDTFETKTLSTFRNYEVNFTVGVEFEEHTKGLDNRKVMTLVTWDGDKLVCIQKGEKENRGWKQWLEGDLLHLEITVAGKLCHQVFKKVQ, from the exons ATGAAGGGTTGGGCCTTGAGCGCTCTCCTTTCCTCAGAAAACATCCGAGCCGCTGCCTCCTCTCACACTCTGGAGAAAATGCCTGCAGACTACAACGGACGCTGGGAGATGGTCAGCAATGAGAATTTTGAGGAAGTCATGAAGGCGCTTG ACATTGATTTTGCCACCAGAAAGATAGCTTCCCACCTGCATCAGACCAAAGTCATCGTCCAGAATGGAGACACATTCGAGACGAAGACTCTGAGCACCTTTAGGAACTACGAAGTCAACTTCACTGTGGGTGTGGAGTTTGAGGAACACACGAAGGGCCTTGACAACCGGAAAGTTATG ACACTGGTCACCTGGGATGGGGACAAGCTGGTGTGCATCCAGAAGGGGGAGAAAGAAAACCGTGGCTGGAAACAATGGCTCGAGGGAGACCTGCTGCACCTG GAAATCACAGTTGCTGGCAAACTCTGTCATCAAGTCTTTAAGAAGGTGCAATAA